The following coding sequences are from one Manduca sexta isolate Smith_Timp_Sample1 chromosome 7, JHU_Msex_v1.0, whole genome shotgun sequence window:
- the LOC115455568 gene encoding uncharacterized protein LOC115455568 yields the protein MSFLTEYFDEFRQHPIRKTKMCRPENRWAKLEGKWLDPKVGTEDKAWTDEEIEAFIKSTMRSLRGQSTYYNDYCAHLSPEFKTRPFKPREKKKRPCVSKSEKVEQEEAPPPQAAKLAMKDTELMKVAREIYEGDMDKPTLEPLPTHLRILGYVRPCLYRTGISEYQESIARLAYELIRDDRIPRYYAHNGCRPRWGLPPEGIRQPELDGIPFASERLF from the exons ATGTCGTTTTTAACGGAATATTTCGATGAATTTCGCCAACATCCCATCAGGAAAACTAAGAT GTGTCGGCCAGAGAACAGGTGGGCGAAATTAGAAGGAAAATGGTTGGATCCAAAAGTGGGAACAGAGGAC AAAGCATGGACGGACGAGGAGATAGAAGCTTTCATAAAGAGTACGATGAGAAGCCTGCGCGGACAGTCAACTTACTACAACGACTACTGTGCTCATTTATCGCCag AATTCAAAACCCGTCCATTCAAACCGCGCGAAAAGAAGAAGAGGCCATGCGTGTCGAAGAGTGAGAAGGTTGAGCAAGAGGAAGCTCCCCCGCCACAGGCTGCAAAGCTCGCCATGAAGGACACCGAGCTGATGAAGGTGGCGCGCGAGATCTACGAGGGAGACATGGACAAACCAACTTTGGAGCCGCTGCCCACGCATCTGAGAA TTTTAGGCTACGTCCGCCCCTGTTTGTATAGGACGGGGATAAGTGAGTACCAGGAGAGCATAGCCCGCCTGGCGTACGAACTGATCCGTGACGATCGCATCCCGCGGTACTACGCACACAACGGCTGCCGGCCGCGCTGGGGCCTGCCGCCCGAAGGTATCAGGCAACCAGAACTCGACGGAATACCATTCGCAAGCGAACGATTGTTTTGA